From Aegilops tauschii subsp. strangulata cultivar AL8/78 chromosome 5, Aet v6.0, whole genome shotgun sequence:
GAGGAGTGGCTCGATGGAAGATCGGGGTCCTCAAGCAATGGGAGAGAGGAAAAATCTTGGACTTCACTCCGGAATCTCTCGATCCCTTCAAAGCTCAGGGTCTTCCTCTGGAGATTAGCGCGTCATTCTTTACCCACAACTGACGTGCTGCATAACCGGAACATGTCAAACCAATCTACATGTCCGCTTTGTGGCATGAGTGATTCATGGAGACACGCCCTACTCTCTTGCACCATGTCCAGGTGTATTTGGGCACTATCTGATGAAAGCCTTGCTGCGAAGATGGCAGAAAATATGGAACCAAGCGCAAAAGGCTGGATGTTTGACCTTTATGACAGCCTAGATCATGTAAGTTTCACGAGAATGGCAGTGACTCTTTGGGCAATTTGGTATGCTAGACGCAAAGTTGTCTATGAGGCAATTTTTCAGACTCCGCAACAAACCATCCTCTTTGTCAACAGGTTCCTTGACGAACTGGAGCAACTAGCGACGGCTCAGGCAAGGCCGGCTACTTCGGCACCTATGGCGGCCCAGCCTTGGCGCTGGCTGCCACCACCGCCGGGTGTGATGAAGGTTAATGTCGATGGTGCAGTGGCACGGCACAAAAGGGGAGGTGTGGTCGCGGCTCTATGCCGGGACTCCAATGGCATGTACTTGGGTTCGTCGGCAATGGTATTTTTTGGAATCACCGACCCGGTCATCTTGGAAACTTTCGCGTGCAGAGAAGCGCTGGCTCTTGCAGATGACCTCTCCATCCAGACCGTTTTGGTGGCCCTTGACTGCCAGGAGGTGGTGAAAGACATAAAATCAGGGACAGGAGGTCCTCATGCGGCAATCGTACATGAAATCATAGATCGTAGCAATTTCTTTACTTCTTGCTCTTTTGTTCATGAGCGTAGAAACTTTAATTTTGAAGCACACAATCTCGCCAAGTTTGCTTGTAATTTAGGGCCCGGGCGACATGTTTGGTTGGGAAACCCACATAACCCAAACCGGGTACCTATGAACATCATTATGAATGAATAAAGAGGCgagatttctcaaaaaaaaaaacctaATTTTCCCCCTCTTTCAAAACCCTCCCGCCCTTGTGCCATGGCCGACGCGCCCAACTAGCGTCTATCCCGGACGTCACGGTCAACGGTGTGGCTGCCAGCGCTGTGCGCCCTAAGAACAAGCTGAAGAAAGTGCGCACACCGGAAGAGAGGGCCGAGGAGATGACGAAGAGGGCTGAGGAGAGGAAGGTCGGGGCGGACAAAAAAGATAAGGAACATCCCGGACGTCACGGTCAACGGTTGCGGACAATGATCTCATCGTCGGCAAGGCCACAGAGCAGGCCGTCGTGCTAGGATTCGCGGCGAACTTGCCAttctagccgccgccgctgcggccgCGGCCAACACGAACTCGTCGGTTGCCCGCCCGCCACATCACGAGCCGCCGCGCACCTCAACGACACCGTCGACGTACGGTTTCCTTCCTCAACATGACCCGGGCACGTCTCGCTTCTCCGGGTCACCTCGGGACGGCTGGCCGGAAGTGAGTGAACTCGTTCTAGTATTCCCCGTAGTGTGCCGGGATTTGAAGTCCAGATTGGATAAATGAGAAGGGGCGTGGAGCCCTTCAAAACAAAAAACGAGAGAAAGTGCTATGTTCTTGAAAAACCTGTGTTTCTGATATTTATTTTTCTTGAATGTTAAGACCTATGGGGATGTGGTCTGTTTCGAATGATATTTGTTGTCCGTGCAACAATTTTTATGGTACTAGTAGTAGAGAAATGAAATACAGTATATTCAAGGTTCAAGCCTTCAAGGCAGACATATGGAGCAGGTTTCTCGGTCCTTTGATTGGGGAGAATATCACATGATACCAACACTTGTATACTTCCATGATACCAatttaaaaaattcaaatttaagcTTGTCAAAAAATTACGAAAAAAAATCATGGATGTTCTTACCATATGTCTCTACAAGCCCTAAAAAAatcagatccaaattcaaattgtgcaatgagaaacaaaaaagacaaattcagcaTGAATAGTGTTAATAAAGACAAAACAacagatttgtcttttttgtttctcaatgTGTATATCGAATTTggatctgaattttttagggcTTGTAGACACATATGTTGAGAACATCtatgatttttttcaaaaaaaattgacacgtttaaatttgaattttttgaattgGTATCATGGGAGCATATAAGTGTTGGTATCATGTGATATTCTCCCCCTTGTAGCTCCGATCGTTTTCAatttttcccctccctcccgagCCGCTCGCGCGGGCGGCTCTGGAGGCGAAAACCCTAGCCCCCCGAGCCCCCCTCCCCTGCTCCCCtggccgccgctgccgccggcgcCGATGGTGGTGGCGGCGCCCGGCCGTCGAAGGCGGTGGGCGAGTTCGGCGCGCTCCGGTGGGCCCCCTCGCGCGGGGGAGAGGCGTCAAGTGGGCTGCGAGGTGGTCTTCTCCGGTGAGGCGGCGCGCGTCGAGGTGCGTACGGAGTGGTGGAGCATGGTCGCGGGTTCGACGAGGAGGTGCTGGTGCACGGCGACCTGCTGGGAGCCGCTGGATGGTGGTCGGAGGGGAGGCGCACCTAGGCCAGGGAAGCGGCGGATCTGGGCCAGGAGTGGCCGTGCGAGCGGCGGCCGGGATCTGCTGCGGCGGCCGGTTGGTGTGTTTTGCCCCTGCTGGCCCCGGCGAGGATCTGCAGGTGGGTGGTGGAGGCGCAGGCTGAATCCGGGGAGCTTGTGCCCGGGTCAGCGGCTTGCTGCGGGGAGCATGCGCGCGCGAGGTGGCTCCCCTGTCGTGGCTCCCTGGGCTCTGTCCGCTGCAAGGCTGTCCGCTAGGAGGTGGTGTGGCAgctgcttgcggcggcggaagATCCTGGCCGTGTTGGTTGTTGGTAGGAGAGATGGAGTTGTTGTCCCCGGCCGTGCCGGAGGTGGAAGCTGGACTGCGTGTCCTCGACGTGCAGGGTGTTGGTGTTCAGTGCACTTTGATCACAATGGCGAggtgctgcggcggcggcggtttaaTCCAGCACTGACGACGGCCTCAATTCTTCGCAAGGGGTGGGAGGTGGCCGACTGTACGGATGAAAATCCTGCCCGTCTTCGGTCGGTGTTGGCGGCGACGGCGCCTATGGGCGTCgttcccctccttggaggcgtcgctTAGGTGTGTCGCCATCTCCCCGTCTTGGTTGGTTGCGGTCTCCGGGCGAAAGCCTAGGTCTTGGGCCAGCGATGGCGGCGTCCTAGCGCCGTATCTCTGTTGGGAGCATCGTGGAGGGAGACATGGCTTGTTCGGTGCTGCGGTCTTCCGGTGCGTGTCGCTAGTCCGAGTAGAGGTTCTTGGGCGCAATATACGTCGATGCCGGAGACTCCAAGACGGTGGCTTTGGCGGGGCCAACCAAGTCCCTCCACCCACTCGCCATCTCCTTTCGGCAATCAAGAGTGGTTGGTGCGTCGGCAAGGGAGGTCCGATTAAAGTTGCTACTTTTCGTGGTGATCGGTGTAGGTCGAGACGCGGCCTTGATGCTCTTCAGGACAAGTTCCTTTGTGTTATGTTTGTTATGTGTGCGGAGGCTTCTCTTCGGATTAGCTCGGGTGTGGTGTTGGTACTAGACTTGTTGTTCGCAACGAGTTGTAGTCTCTTATAATTGTCTTTTGCCTTCTATAAAAATATGGTACGTCTTTGGCGTACTCTCGAAAAAAAAAATTCTCCCCTTTGATTGCTCAGCGCAGGAGGGTGGATATCTGATGATACGGCTCATCAGATGATACAGTGATCCCGTACCATCTTGGACGTTAGATCTGGACTATAGGGACAGGATTGATCAACCTCTTCCCCACTGAAAAATATGCATAGGGCACCCTGTGTTTTGCCGTAAATGAGCGACTACTGCGTATCCCGTCGTCCTGTGCGCCTCGAACAGAATCCTGCTCGTCCCCCCGCCGCTGCCGGGTACCATAGGGCTTTTTCCCACCGCCACCGGCCACCATGACGCCATGCCCCATCCACTCTCGCTAGCCCCGACTACACAACAACCTATTCAGCTCCACCGTGTGTGCCGAACCCGTTGCTCAGATGAGATCCACGCTCGACAGTACGATGGGAGGCGAGACAAATCTCTCCCCACCGCCGCTGGAACCGGAGACTCTACGCGGCGAGGAGCAGGTAAGAAGCAGCTTTCTTCGTTGGCTTCTGGACCAATTTATGTTATTCGACTTCTTGATTTTGCTTTTGGTTTAGGATTGGGTGTCGGCGCTGGGGGAGTCAGTTTCCTTCGGACGATTCCTCTCTCAGCCGCTGGAGTGGGTGCCATGGCGCAAATCCTAGTTGTGCCGCCGGCTACCATGGGTCATGTCCAATCATCACCAGCAGCTGAGCTCGATCTATCGGTAGAAGGCAATTTGTCAGTGCCAGTTGCAGCGGTCGGAGCTCGATCTGCCTCCTCCAACTGTGGTGATATGTGCATTGGGGGTTATCGCCCAACCAATAGTTGTAATACGGCGGCGGCCCGTTCATCAGGAAGTGCAGCACATATGGGAGGATCCGAGCTCTATCTGGTTAGTTTATCCTCCAATCTTGTAGTGTTTATGCAAAGATCTAGTTTTCGGAATAAGATTGTTCTGTGAGTTGTTGTCGTCACAGGCTGCAAAGAAATGTAGCCCTTAATGAGCGGAAGCATGCCATGAAAGATTGTGCAGAAGTTTGAGCATATATAGGCATGCAAGAATGCGCTTCTTTGTTTGACAAATTCCTTCAACGAGTCATGGGTTAGTATTAGACAGGGGCTGGAGTATCACAACTTCTAGGCTTGATGTGGCaaaaaatttaaaactgaaagaCAACTGAAGCTATTCTCAGTTCCGAGCAACTCGAGTTAGAAAATTTTAAAGGCCCTTTATCAATTTTTATACGCATCGCTATGCTATTACACAATTTCATGACATCTAGTAACTAGTATCACATCTATTAAATAGTATCAAGCAGGCTGAGTACCTGTCTAAGCATTATCGCAAGAATTTTGTTTTCATGAATTTTGTTGTCCTCTAACAGTCTCATCCTTAAGATCTGACGCTTGGTACATAAGCATTTGTTGATAGCTTGGTACGAATTCTTCCCTGGCCAATCATTAGGGGGTTGCACATAGACTCAAGAAGCAGATGCCAttatattattatttttcatTTCAGTTAGTTAAGCCAAAGATTTATTTATTATTTTGCTTCACTAGTGATATGTAAGACACTGAGATTTGGAAGGTGCATAAGCTTCCACAGCAACAATCGTTGGGAACAACCAGAATCATTCATTCTTGGGTCAAAACATTTTCTGGATTTGAAAATAGTATGGGCGCAAATAACTGGGCTCCTTAGGTGAAAAGATACAGTGACTTTGCTGTCATTTAACAAATATTATGAATTAATAAGATGTCAACACTGTTATTCTGAACAAGAGAATGATGATGTGGAGGGGGAGTAACAATAATTTCATACTTGGCAAGCTGAACTCAGTACATGTTCACTGCTACGTTGTTGCTTATGTATGTGCCGGTAGGGTTGTACTGCTGTCCAAGTTCTTGCCATTTCAAATTTATATGGTGCGGCTACATGTAGCTTCAGATGCTTGTTATAGCTAATTGCCAGGATAGTTAAGCTTACATTCTTAGCTTTGTGGTTTGTTTGTGTCCAGTGCACATGCTAATGGTGACTTGTAGGGCAAATAAATTAGATGCAAAATTATGATTGACGGCTATGCAGCGAAATCAGAACTAGCGGCTCCTATCATGTGACGAATGTATTTGGAAAAAGAAACTGAGGAAGGAACTATGTACAAGTGCACAAAGGAGTTTTGCTCAGGCAGAAAGCAAAATTGAAAAAGGTATGCAACAGGTTTTTCAGATTAATATTCTGCAATCATAAATATCATGTTCAATTAGAACTGCAGATCCTTCTCTGAAAGGATGTCATATTGTGAACAACAACCTTTTGTATCTACAACAAAATTTTGCTATCTGCACTTACTTGCAACAGCTGCATAattttctctcattttcctcGCGGTGGATCTTCTTTTTCTTTAATTGTGCAGCACCAACAACTGCCGATTTAACTACTACTGTCGTTTCCACAGACATGAGCAGGCTGTTACGAAGAAGGTGAACAACCTGGACCTAGGCGGCGAGGGGGAGCTCGGGAAGGCTATGGGACCTGAGAGCATCTTCAAGTCCAGGTTATGCATGAGCTTTCTCGCCGGCGAGTCATGCGCCTTCGGCGGCAGATGCTCCTTTCGCCCATGCCAAAGTTGAGTTGCGCAGTCCTGCTGCATCTCAAGAAGTCGAAGACCAAGTGGTTCTCATGGTGTTCATGATGATTATGCGTCTGTTATTTTGCGAAAATGCCTAAACAAAAAACTTTTCTTGTCTATTTTTGTCGTAGTCCATTTTTTCGGTTCAATGAATTCATGATAGGCAAGGCATAAAAAATGGAGTGAACAGAAATTCATTCGTAAACTCGAGATATTAATATTAGAGCATCAAGCATGTAAATCGCTGTACTAATGAGGCAGCCCATGTTTTGGCAAAATCTGGTGAAGATGATGCTAGGTCCTGCTTGTATAATAGTGTACCTGATGTTATCAGGAGATTGTTTGTAATGATGAGATATGAATGAATGATAGGGTTCTGCCCATTGTCCCAAAACTGAACGAAATATCTTTGTGTAGCTGGAACCACACCTATTCCACCGCTATTCTACATGCATTATCAGCTTTGGGTTGATTTCTGTCATCACGTACAGAACTGGCTAATTGATGTCCTGAGTGCTATCCTACACTGAGAATACACTGCTTGCACATGCTAATCTGTTTGATTCTGTTCCGGGCGCATGTCGATCTGTTCTCTGCCATGTGGACTTGGGCAATTTTTGCAAAAACATGCTGCTTTCTTGGGGTAAGATGCAAATGTTCCAAGGGGGAACATGTAAAGATGCTAGCAACTTGATCTTGTCCCTTCTTCTCACATCTAACGCACCACATGGTCTTGTATCATCGTATCACCCTATGCACGGTATCACTGGATATTTTCCCCAGCGCTGGAAGCGCCACTCGATCTCAATCACACAGGATCGCAAGTAACCAAGACGAACTTTGCTACTATATCTGACAGGCTTGCTAGtactgtactactccctccgtcccataaagTAACACGTTTTTCGACTCTACAGAGTACTTTCTTATTCTTCCGCTGTCTTCTGGAATGGTAATTTTTTTAAGTTTCTGCCGCTTGAGACTGAAATCGGATTTAAGAAATTTCCGGTGCTGGGAGAAGGGTGATATGATAAAATAAGAAGGGCACTTCCGTGGTTCATCTCCTCACCTCCACCAAACCTTATCTCGCTGCCTGCACCGACGACTTGGAGCGGCCGCGCTCCGTGATCCAAGCACCCGAAGCGCCGGCGCAGCTCCCCTCGATGGCCGGCGACGAGCCCCCAACGACGGAGGCGTGCCAGGACCTGGTCGAGATCCTGGACGAGGGATCGGGCCGGCTGGACATGGGCCGGTACGTGGACCACGTCCGCGACCTCTCGGCGGGCGCCATCGCCACCTTCGAGGGCACCACGCGGGACCACTTCGACGGGAGGCGCGTGGTGGAGCTCCGCTACGAGGCGTACGGGGCCATGGCGCGGCGCCGGCTGGAGGCCATCCTCCGCGAGGCCCGCGCCGCGCACGCGCTGTGCCGGCTGGCCGTGGCGCACCGCCTCGGGACGGTCCCCGCCGGCGAGGCCAGCGTGTTCGTGGCGACCTCGGCCGTGCACCGCGCCGACGCCATGGAGGCGTGCCGCTACGTGATCGACGAGATCAAGGCCTCCGTGCCCATCTGGAAGAAGGAGGTGTACGACGACGGCGAGGTGTGGAAGGAGAACCGCGAGTTCCTCGACCGCACCGACGCCGAGAAGAAGGGCaagccggccggcggcggcggatgcTGCGGCAGCAAGGTGAGGGTGAGCTGATGATGGCAGCCGCCGGATCGCGATCACGTGAACGTGGTTTTTTTCCCCCTTGTGTTACGAGAGATTTTAGAGGAAGAGAAAGGTGAAGTTCGGATACAGTAATATCCTCACATTGTGTTACACTGCTACTAAATGCAAATCGTGTCAGAGAAACAATGTATGAAGTTCGAATACATATCACGTTGCAGCAAATTATGTGGTGTGGCAAGTAGTATGAATTTTACTCCTGATATACTCATTTTTGTGTAGAGAAACTCAGAGCATGCATCAGAACAGAGCCGATATGCTGCTGCATAGCAATCTAAGTTGTTGTAAGCAGGGTCATCAAACCAACATAAAGACTGATGCCTCGTCACACTGACTGAAAATTTGGCGCCCGCCAGTCCCTCTCAGATTGTGATCAACATAGACCTTGACAGATTCCTTGGCCAATTGATAGCAATCTTCATAGACTGCTACCATCGGACACCAAGAATGTCCCCGTCTCATCATTCGGATCACCTAAGCAATCTCAGCCGTCGACCAGCCTACTGTGCGCCCCGTGGATAGAGCGAGATTAACATAGGATCAGAACAGATCAGGGGGATGTTGCCTCGTCTGAAGAACAGAAACCAGTGGGAATGTTCTACACAGTTACATTGCCTTAGGCTTGTTCGGTTAAACTCTCTCGGAGAGGATTGAAGAGGTTTGGAGGGGATTGAGAGGGAATCTGACTTGTAGAGGACTTAATCCTCTCCAATCCCCGAGAGAGGATTGAAGAGGTTTGGAGGGGATTGAGAGGGAATCTGACTTGTAGAGGACTTAATCCTCTCCAATCCACTCGAATCAGGTTACATACAAGTGGGGTACTCGGGCGGCCCGAGGAGGAACGGCCCCCGCGTCGTCCGCGTGGGCGACTCGGGCGGCGTCCAGATCCGATAATCCCGGCAGCCTCGATTCGCGCaccctcccctcgccgccgccggccaggACCGCCGGGCTTTCCCGCACGGCCAACGGCGGCGGGGCTCCATCCCTCTTGCTGATCAGGTGCGTGTGGCGTTGTGATGGCAACGACTTGCGACAATGGATGTAGTTGAAGCAGCGGCGCGGCAGCCTCCGAGCACCGGGAGCATGACTCCCCCTCTTCTGATCGCGTCGGTATCGCCATGCTGCGGCCGCATCAAGCGGAGGAGGGAAAGGACCAATATCCGCCATGACCCCGCGTGGTGAGCCTGTTCAAGAGCTCACGTGGTGCCAACAAAGCCCAAGCAGTGGTGGTCATTCGATAGATGCCGCAGGAAGTCACCCTTGTCACCGGCAGGAAGGGTGCTTGTGTGGGAAGGCAACGTGCAGTCCTAGCTATACTTTTGTGTTCTGCTGGGTCGCGGGCGCATGCGGCGAGCTCTCTTTGGTAGCCATCTGCTTCCCCATGTCTCATGGCGATCATCCGCTCTTGGGCGTGCAGGTGGCGTTGTGGATCTAGTCAACATCAATGCTAGGCGGTGTCGATCCGGACTGGCTATGGCGCTGCTTCCGTGATTGTGACATCGTTATGATCTGCTGCCATATGTGAAGATGATGGAGCTAGTGGCCGCACATAGTGGTGTCGTCTGATACAGATCAGCCGTCGGCTGCCACTTGTGAGGATGGTGCGGCACTGCCAGAGCATCTTGAACCTAAGATTTTGGCATGTGAAATTCCTCCTTCATCAAAGATTTCATCGCGTGTGCGAGGGTGGGCTGCTGCTGTTGGTGCTGGGATAGAGGCAAGTGGAGGAGACAACATATATTGACGATGACTTGGTGGTGCTTCTTGAGTACCCGGTCTTGAGCTCCGGGGTGAAAATCCCAGGTCTGGCCTTACTTGGTTATACCTTGCAATGGCGGCGATTTTACGTCGTTACCATGTTGATGGCATTGTTCGGAGTTTGCTCGGACATGAACTTCAGGGTGAAAACCCAGGACCTGACTTTCGAAGGTTGGATCCGGCGATGGCGGCGCCTGtgtgtcgttcccttcttgaaggcgttgcTTTGAAGAATCTTTTCATAGTCGTTATATTGTCAAGTGATAGTTGGCGTCCATGATCGTTGTTGTCTATCGTCTATCGTTGTTTGATCGCTTCAgggttttttcttcttcttttttctgtCAAGGCATAGCTTCGGTCTtttatgactttgctatttgcCAACGTGGGTTTTTGTTTTTCGATATTGGCTGTGTGCATTCTAGCTATGCAGAGGCCGAGTATTCACTCATTCTGATTGTATCCGCTTGATGCTTCATTACGAGTCTATAAAAATGCCCTTTATCGAAAAAAATCCACTCGAATCCCATTCAAACCCCTTGCAACTGAACAAGCCCTTAACATGAAAGTAAAAACAGAGGATCTGATGCTCCCCGTATAAAACAGAGACCACTTCTAACTTAATAGTGGTATCAACGAAAATACCGAGACGTTCACATTGTTTTTACACTGTGAACATGGGCCTTACGAGCTACTTGTAACACTTGTTGCATCGTCCACCCAAATTTTCACAAGAAAATCAAGAGGACCGTCAAACTGACAGAAAGACTGATGTCTTGTCACACTAGCTAAAAATGTGCATGGGTCAGAGAGtgctgctatatggacgacactGTTCGGCCGATTTGCAGACAACTCTATAAATCTAACCATGCATGGGTCAGAGCAAGTGTtgcacagccgctggatgaagtGTCGTCTCCAAACGAAACTACTTCACAGACGATATTTGCTTGCACGATCCTGAGCCGATGCCAAATCCAACAACTTTCTATACATTGGCGTCTTGAATGGATGGTGTGAGATGGAGTGTCGTGCTGAAATTGTCTGTGAATGTCGTCTGTATAGTAGTTCTCCGTCTCCAAATCGGGCAAGGAGTGTCGTCCGCAGAGTAGTTCCGACCAGACTATTGCAAGGCATGGATAAAGCGTGATTAAGACCCTGGCGCATTGTTGGAGCTTCCGCCCTTGAAGCTTCGTTTGCCACATGAGTTGCgcccaatttttttttgaaaaaggaggattgtgacgcccccgatttgaccgtacactaatcatacacgcaaacgtgtacgattaagatcagggactcacgggaagatatcacaacacaactctagacacaaattgaaataaaacaagctttatattacaagccaggggcctcgagggctcgaatacaagctcgatacacaagagtcagcggaagcaacaatatctaagtacagacataagttaaacaagttttgccttaagaaggctagcacaagcatcaacgatcgaagaggcaaggcctcctgcctgggacctcctaactactcctggtcgtcggcggtctccaagTAGCAGAATCCGTCAGCGGTGGCATCTAGCTCCTGGGATCCACCaggttgcaacaaccagaaagaagaaagaaggggggaaagggggagcaaagcaaccgtgagtactcatccaaagtactcgcaagtaTCAGATCTAAACTAAATATGCAATGGtgtcaaatggaagggttgtatctgtggactgaactacagaatgccagaataagggggaaggcctagcctatcgaagactagcatcttcaagcagctccaagcatcttgcagcatgtagaagagtaaagaatagcagtttataattaacaagcatgttatAGAATTAATgtccagagatccttcctcgactccctgcgagaaagcaatcccggggtcaacatatccatcacatatcaagtatccatttctagttgtataagatcaggatacaagtctgaacgtccattaccgagGACACGGTATTcaaatatatatcttccctgcaggggtgcaccacgttacccaacacgctcgatcgctttggccagacacactttcctgggtcatgaccggcctcggaagatcaacacgtcgcagccctacctaggctcagcagagaggtccccgccggtctacattctaagcactccggggtcttgggcccatcgcctgTTGCACTCTGGGTTGTTGTGTgcagggtggataccagcaccGCCTCGAATGGCCAGCACGATCCGACCATGCCATAATgttgaactggacgtctgacaaagcttcggctgatactacaacgtcgaggcccataactattctcgcgtggtggttagtgagggagtcctggactaaggggtccttgggcgtccgggcctattagccatgggccggactaatggtcCATGAAGATGTGAAGATCGAATACCCTCtacgtgtccggatgggactctccttggcgtggaaggcaagcttggcgaccaattatgtagattccttttcatgtaaccgactccatgtaaccctagatctctccggtgtctatataaaccggagagagtCCGGATAGGCGGACACACAttatcataaccataggctagcttctagggtttagcctctacgatctcgtggtagatcaactcttgtaatactcatattcatcaagatcaatcaagcaggaagtagggtattacctccatagagagggaccaaacctgggtaaacatcgtgtcccctgtatcctgttaccatcgaccttagacgcacagttcgggaccccttacccgagatccgccggttttggcaccgacattggtgctttcattgagagttccactgtgccgtcgacaaaaggctcgatggccccttcgatcgtccaTGATGACGTTGTCCAGGAAGAaactttcctccccggacagatatTCGTATTTGGTGGCTtcgtactgtgggccaactcgcttggccatctggagcaggtcgatagctacgcccctggccatcaggtcaggtttgggagcttgaactatgtcgcgggcatccgtggagacttgatcttcgacggatttgagaccgcaGCATCCGCTCCCCTTCGCCCCGATGAACACGGCCTAAACCTGccatcgggccgcatccaggagatagctcctgggacaactccggccttagatctggagcTGATCGAGTCATCTGAAGATGGGAAGCTCGGCCCCGTCACGGAGGCTACCgattccgcggcgttggagccgcacacagaccctaCTTCGCATGATATCTGTACCTACAGAACCCCGGACTCACCTCTGACGACAAGCTCCGAACCATGCGAGCCCGCAGACACTGAACTTGATCAGTTATCGATCTttaagttcagcgccgcagacgtcttccaacactcgcccatgggcgatgTACTAAACTCGCTAAAAAGTCTATCCCTGGCAGGTGATTCGCCACCGAACTATGTCTGGTTCGAATTTGCGACAGATGaaggagaat
This genomic window contains:
- the LOC109754364 gene encoding molybdopterin synthase catalytic subunit: MAGDEPPTTEACQDLVEILDEGSGRLDMGRYVDHVRDLSAGAIATFEGTTRDHFDGRRVVELRYEAYGAMARRRLEAILREARAAHALCRLAVAHRLGTVPAGEASVFVATSAVHRADAMEACRYVIDEIKASVPIWKKEVYDDGEVWKENREFLDRTDAEKKGKPAGGGGCCGSKVRVS